The following coding sequences lie in one Arachis stenosperma cultivar V10309 chromosome 5, arast.V10309.gnm1.PFL2, whole genome shotgun sequence genomic window:
- the LOC130980146 gene encoding protein SRG1-like → MSKIGSSLLVPSVQELAKQSITQVPDRYLVPKQDTLIIPKTSSFIQVPIIDLNKLLSKDAFELHKLDHACKEWGFFQLINHGVDPSLIESVKLGFQDFFNLPIEEKKKLWQKPGDIEGFGQLFVVSEKQKLEWADLFIINTLPSYARDLNLFLNIPQPFRDNLDSYSLQLGKLFMAIIGHMEMALKTKPNELLKLFEDVSQSMRLNYYPPCPQPENVIGLKPHSDAGSLTILLQANEVDGLQIRKDGMWMPITPLSNAFIINVGDILEILTNGIYQSIEHRVTINSKKERISIAAFHKPQMNKVISPIESLITSERPALFRRISVADYYKKYFSRQLQEKSILNDVRIKSDNCVHKIL, encoded by the exons atgtcCAAGATTGGGAGCTCTCTATTGGTGCCTTCTGTTCAGGAGCTAGCAAAGCAATCCATCACCCAAGTTCCTGATCGCTATCTTGTTCCAAAACAAGACACTCTTATAATACCTAAGACATCTTCTTTTATACAAGTCCCTATCATCGACTTAAACAAGCTGCTATCTAAAGATGCATTTGAGCTTCACAAGTTGGACCACGCATGCAAAGAATGGGGATTTTTCCAG TTGATTAATCATGGAGTCGACCCTTCGTTGATTGAAAGTGTGAAGTTAGGCTTTCAAGACTTCTTCAATCTTCcaatagaagagaaaaagaaattatgGCAAAAACCTGGCGACATAGAAGGGTTTGGTCAATTGTTTGTGGTGTCTGAGAAACAAAAATTAGAATGGGCAGATCTTTTCATCATTAACACACTTCCATCGTATGCAAGGGATCTCAACTTGTTTCTCAATATTCCTCAACCATTCAG AGACAATCTTGATAGTTATTCCTTGCAACTCGGAAAACTTTTCATGGCAATCATTGGGCATATGGAAATGGCTCTCAAAACTAAACCAAATGAATTGTTAAAACTATTTGAAGATGTAAGTCAATCAATGAGATTGAATTATTATCCTCCATGTCCCCAACCAGAAAATGTAATTGGACTGAAGCCTCATTCTGATGCTGGTTCCCTTACCATCCTTCTCCAAGCAAATGAAGTAGATGGCCTTCAAATAAGAAAAGATGGAATGTGGATGCCTATTACACCGCTCTCTAATGCATTCATCATTAATGTTGGAGACATATTGGAG ATACTGACCAATGGAATTTATCAGAGCATCGAACACCGTGTAACAATTAActcaaagaaagaaagaatttCCATTGCTGCATTTCACAAACCTCAAATGAACAAAGTTATAAGCCCAATAGAAAGCTTGATTACCTCTGAAAGACCTGCACTGTTTAGGAGAATCAGCGTAGCAgattactataaaaaatacttcTCACGCCAGCTCCAAGAAAAATCAATACTCAATGATGTCAGGATCAAAAGTGATAATTGTGTTCACAAGATTTTATAG
- the LOC130983023 gene encoding uncharacterized protein LOC130983023 — MGKKLDALLGRTFKAAKFRPIITLAISRIAVLKNQRQVRLKQARCDVLQLLQLDHHERALLRVEHVIKEQNMLDVYDKIEGYCNLVIERIHLIEQERECPEELKEAASGLLYAASRCGDFPEIQEIRAVLTSRFGKEFASRAIELRNNCGVHPQMVQKLSTRMPSLESRMKQLKEIASENNIILQLEEFSSVSVEEQFNAENQNQNKQGIGEEIFHNFPNRGKDEELSDSFKARKKYKDVADAAQAAFESAAFAAAAARAAVELSRSEPHDPDDHNTSSPKPRKFSHGHKPQLEETEVFNETLGDNKNINRLEKPKDSLGSNSIDEILKVSVDTEIEADTLNKEVVFDESDDDTNNKMNINQYSMPISPKYTKGKTVGSGSQKHESNKKVTRTKMQSGPQLDLQKRPISVRTR; from the exons ATGGGTAAGAAGCTCGATGCTCTGCTTGGAAGAACTTTCAAGGCTGCAAAGTTCAGGCCTATCATAACGTTAGCCATTTCACGCATTGCTGTGCTCAAGAACCAGCGCCAGGTTCGCCTTAAACAAGCCCGTTGCGATGTCCTTCAACTCCTCCAACTCGACCACCATGAACGAGCTTTGCTTCGA GTTGAGCATGTTATCAAGGAGCAAAATATGTTGGATGTGTACGACAAGATTGAAGGATATTGCAACCTTGTGATCGAAAGGATCCATCTCATTGAACAAGAGAG GGAATGCCCTGAGGAACTGAAGGAGGCAGCATCCGGGTTACTCTATGCGGCTTCAAGGTGTGGAGATTTTCCAGAGATACAAGAGATTCGTGCAGTTTTGACATCTCGGTTTGGCAAAGAGTTTGCTTCACGGGCTATTGAGTTAAGGAACAATTGTGGAGTCCATCCTCAG ATGGTACAAAAGCTGTCAACAAGGATGCCAAGCTTGGAAAGCAGAATGAAGCAACTCAAAGAAATTGCTTCTGAGAACAATATTATTCTGCAACTTGAAGAATTTTCCTCTGTTTCGGTTGAG GAGCAATTCAATGCGGAAAATCAAAACCAGAACAAGCAAGGGataggggaagagatttttcatAATTTCCCTAACAGAGGAAAAGATGAGGAGTTATCCGATTCATTTAAGGCAAGGAAAAAGTACAAGGATGTAGCTGATGCAGCACAAGCAGCTTTTGAGTCAGCAGCATTTGCAGCAGCAGCCGCAAGGGCAGCTGTGGAACTCTCCCGATCTGAACCCCATGATCCTGATGATCATAACACTTCAAGCCCCAAACCGAGAAAATTTTCTCATGGACATAAACCTCAACTGGAAGAGACAGAAGTCTTTAATGAAACTCTAGGAGATAACAAGAATATAAACAGGTTAGAGAAACCAAAAGACAGTTTAGGTTCCAATTCAATTGATGAGATTTTGAAGGTGTCAGTTGATACAGAAATTGAGGCTGATACTTTAAATAAGGAAGTAGTTTTTGATGAAAGTGATGACGATACCaataataaaatgaacataAATCAATATTCTATGCCGATATCTCCAAAATATACTAAGGGTAAGACAGTTGGATCAGGCTCTCAGAAACATGAATCTAATAAAAAAGTGACAAGAACCAAGATGCAGAGTGGACCTCAGTTGGATTTGCAGAAGAGGCCAATTTCTGTGAGGACTAGATGA
- the LOC130983071 gene encoding homologous-pairing protein 2 homolog has product MAPKSDSAEAIVLNFVNEQNRPLNAQNVADALQKFNLKKAAIQKALDNLADGGRISFKEYGKQKIYLARQDQFNILNSEELNQMKEQNAKLQKQLEEQKKTINEVEAEIKSLQSNLTLEQICGREADLRMEVQEMENKLTKLRGGVTLVSPEERMAVETMLSEKISQWRKRKRMFKDIWDTLTENSPKDPKELREELGIEYDEDVGVSLQSYNDLIQQGKKRPRGY; this is encoded by the exons CAAAATAGGCCTTTAAATGCTCAAAATGTGGCGGATGCTCTGCAAAAGTTCAACCTCAAGAAGGCAGCCATACAGAAAGCACTGGACAATCTTGCTGATGGTGGCCGTATTTCTTTCAAGGAGTATGGCAAGCAGAAGATATACCTTGCCCGGCAGGATCAGTTCAACATTCTGAACAGTGAAGAGCTTAATCAGATGAAAGAACAGAATGCCAAACTGCAAAAGCAGCTTGAAGAACAGAAAAAGACTATTAATGAGGTTGAAGCAG AGATTAAATCATTGCAGTCAAATTTAACACTGGAACAGATCTGTGGTAGAGAAGCAGATCTGAGGATGGAG GTTCAAGAAATGGAGAACAAGTTGACCAAGCTACGCGGAGGTGTTACCCTGGTGAGTCCTGAAGAACGCATGGCTGTGGAGACCATGTTATCAGAGAAAATAAGTCAGTGGAGAAAGCGTAAAAGAATGTTCAAGGATATATGGGACACTCTTACTGAGAATTCACCTAAGGATCCCAAGGAATTAAGG GAGGAGCTTGGAATAGAATATGATGAAGATGTTGGAGTGAGTTTGCAATCATACAATGACCTTATCCAACAAGGAAAGAAAAGGCCAAGGGGTTACTGA